From the Alloalcanivorax dieselolei B5 genome, one window contains:
- a CDS encoding UDP-N-acetylmuramoyl-L-alanyl-D-glutamate--2,6-diaminopimelate ligase produces MITLGQLLTDLALPADLAGLPVMALRLDSRAVRPGDVFLAVPGFRADGRSYIGAAVEAGAGAILQEGDAFTVNQSGAVPRIEIPALGREVGTLAARFYGCPANHLNIVGVTGTNGKTSITWFLRDALDAVGHRCGLVGTLGVGLKGDEADTGHTTPDPITLQSALYGLREKGADYVAMEVSSHALDQGRLGDTRVPCAVFSNLSRDHLDYHGSMDAYLNAKRSLFTRPGLAMAVINTDDEAASTLVASLDDGVRCVTFGSTDGATVRCLEHHALPEGMEMVLSVGGEPLSLRLPLYGDFNLSNVMAVAGVLHGLGWSNQALGQGLGALTSVPGRMESLCQPGQPVVVVDYAHTPDGLEKALSGVRGHFPGRLWCLVGCGGDRDTGKRPLMGAVAEKLADRVVLTSDNPRNEAPEGIIEQIRGGMNRPQDALCLSDRPEAVARAIAEAEAGDVVLIAGKGHERYQEVAGHRYPMDDRALARAALARRGGQA; encoded by the coding sequence ATGATCACCCTGGGCCAACTGCTGACCGATCTGGCATTGCCGGCCGACCTGGCCGGCTTGCCGGTTATGGCGCTGCGGCTGGACAGCCGGGCGGTCCGCCCTGGTGACGTGTTCCTGGCGGTGCCCGGATTCCGTGCCGATGGCCGCAGTTACATCGGTGCCGCCGTCGAGGCCGGGGCCGGGGCCATCCTGCAGGAAGGCGATGCCTTTACCGTTAACCAGAGTGGCGCGGTGCCGCGCATCGAGATTCCTGCCCTGGGGCGTGAAGTCGGCACCCTGGCAGCCCGCTTTTACGGCTGTCCCGCCAACCATCTGAACATTGTCGGAGTGACCGGCACCAACGGTAAAACCAGCATTACCTGGTTCCTGCGTGACGCCCTTGACGCCGTCGGCCACCGCTGTGGTCTGGTTGGCACCCTGGGCGTGGGGCTGAAAGGGGACGAAGCGGATACCGGCCACACCACGCCGGACCCGATCACGCTGCAGTCGGCGTTGTACGGTCTGCGGGAAAAAGGCGCCGATTACGTTGCCATGGAAGTGTCCTCCCATGCTCTGGATCAGGGGCGCCTGGGGGACACCCGGGTGCCCTGCGCGGTGTTCAGCAATCTCAGCCGCGACCATCTGGATTACCACGGCAGCATGGACGCCTATCTGAACGCCAAGCGTTCTCTGTTCACCCGTCCGGGGCTGGCCATGGCGGTGATCAACACCGACGACGAGGCCGCTTCCACGCTGGTGGCCAGCCTTGATGATGGTGTGCGTTGCGTGACCTTTGGATCCACCGATGGCGCCACCGTGCGTTGTCTGGAACATCATGCCCTGCCAGAAGGCATGGAAATGGTATTGAGCGTGGGTGGCGAGCCGTTGTCCCTGCGTCTGCCGCTGTACGGCGACTTCAACCTGAGCAATGTGATGGCGGTGGCCGGTGTACTGCACGGATTGGGCTGGAGCAACCAGGCGCTGGGTCAAGGACTGGGCGCGCTGACCTCAGTGCCCGGGCGGATGGAATCCCTGTGCCAGCCGGGGCAGCCGGTGGTGGTGGTGGATTATGCCCATACACCGGACGGTCTGGAGAAAGCCCTGAGCGGCGTGCGCGGTCATTTCCCCGGCCGGCTGTGGTGCCTGGTGGGTTGCGGCGGTGACCGTGACACCGGCAAGCGCCCGCTGATGGGCGCGGTGGCGGAAAAACTGGCCGATCGCGTGGTGCTCACCAGTGATAATCCGCGCAATGAAGCGCCGGAAGGCATCATCGAACAAATCCGCGGTGGCATGAACCGGCCGCAAGATGCGCTATGCCTGAGCGACCGGCCCGAAGCCGTGGCCAGGGCCATCGCCGAGGCCGAGGCCGGTGACGTGGTGCTGATCGCCGGCAAGGGCCACGAACGTTATCAGGAAGTGGCCGGCCATCGTTATCCCATGGACGACCGGGCCTTGGCCCGGGCGGCGCTGGCACGCCGGGGAGGGCAGGCATGA
- the rsmI gene encoding 16S rRNA (cytidine(1402)-2'-O)-methyltransferase gives MTRPCHDAEAGCLYVVSTPIGNLDDISRRAIQVLQEVDWVAAEDTRHSQGLMQQLGISPRLISCHDHNEQQRAPDLVARLADGESGALISDAGTPLVSDPGYRLVRACQDAGVTVVPIPGASALLAALAVAGQPSDRFLFEGFPPAKGAARERVLERLAAADVTTIVYEAPHRVLSLLEALAPKVAPERELTLCRELTKRFETVRRGPVAEVLEWVRADKDQQRGELVLVLGPAPQSDLLSERDRALARALLEELPLSRAARVLAAHTGLKRQALYNYLETVDS, from the coding sequence ATGACCCGACCCTGCCACGACGCCGAAGCGGGCTGCCTGTACGTAGTCAGCACACCGATCGGTAATCTGGACGATATTTCCCGGCGCGCCATCCAGGTGTTACAGGAGGTGGATTGGGTGGCTGCCGAGGACACCCGGCACAGCCAGGGGTTGATGCAGCAACTGGGGATTTCCCCCCGCCTGATCAGTTGCCACGACCATAATGAGCAGCAGCGGGCTCCGGATCTGGTGGCACGGCTGGCCGATGGCGAGAGTGGCGCATTAATCAGCGATGCTGGCACGCCGCTGGTCAGTGATCCGGGCTACCGTCTGGTGCGGGCCTGCCAGGACGCCGGGGTGACCGTGGTGCCGATCCCCGGGGCCTCGGCGCTGCTGGCGGCGCTGGCGGTGGCCGGCCAGCCCAGCGACCGCTTTTTGTTTGAAGGCTTTCCGCCGGCCAAGGGCGCCGCCCGTGAACGGGTTCTGGAGCGCCTGGCCGCCGCGGACGTGACCACCATCGTTTACGAAGCGCCCCATCGGGTGCTGTCCCTGCTTGAGGCATTGGCACCGAAAGTGGCACCGGAGCGGGAACTGACCCTGTGCCGGGAACTGACCAAGCGCTTCGAAACGGTACGCCGGGGACCGGTCGCGGAGGTGCTGGAATGGGTGCGCGCCGACAAGGACCAGCAGCGCGGGGAACTGGTACTGGTGCTGGGACCGGCGCCGCAAAGCGACCTGCTCAGCGAGCGCGACCGGGCCCTGGCCCGCGCTCTGCTGGAAGAACTACCCCTGTCCCGCGCCGCCCGCGTGCTGGCCGCGCATACCGGGCTCAAGCGGCAGGCGCTGTATAACTACTTAGAAACAGTTGACAGTTGA
- a CDS encoding peptidoglycan D,D-transpeptidase FtsI family protein, with translation MSANKRKATRKPVASKRWTGRRWHLVLAFWLVCAAVLVVRAVDLQVVEHDFLAHQGDIRNLRVEPLAANRGVIRDRNGRPLAVSTPVVTLWVNPQEAMENQQQWSKLTGNPIIDRAHFARRVKAHPSREFIYLARGLAPEQAESVLSLGVPGIYSLTEYRRYYPAGEVTSHVVGFTNIDEQGQEGVELAFDKQLTGAPGRKKVVRDLLGRVIQDIELIEPARPGEDVTLSLDLRLQYLAYKELMSAVQRFGATGGSVVVLDVKTGEVLAMVNQPGYNPNNRSGINTASLRNRAVTDLFEPGSTVKPFTVAAALEQGMVTPATAINTHPGYLRVGPKTIRDHRDYGVIDVTTVLTKSSNVGTSKLALSMDQQVLPAMLERFGFGQPTGVRFPGESGGVLPIRAKWRDVERAALSYGYGVSVTALQLAQAYAILGNQGRRVPLSMVKVDEAPQGERVIGTDTARAIVDMLETVVGQLGTARRARIPGYQVAGKTGTVHKLTSTGYAEHRYQGIFAGLAPATDPRIAAVVVIDDPDQSAYYGGLVAAPVFSTIVGGALRAMHVPPDKPEGVIAGEPDGEGRT, from the coding sequence ATGAGCGCCAACAAACGCAAAGCGACACGCAAACCGGTCGCCAGCAAACGCTGGACCGGCAGACGCTGGCACCTGGTGCTGGCGTTCTGGCTGGTGTGCGCCGCTGTGCTGGTGGTGCGGGCGGTGGATCTGCAGGTGGTCGAGCACGACTTCCTGGCTCACCAGGGCGATATCCGTAATTTGCGGGTGGAGCCTCTGGCCGCCAATCGGGGTGTGATTCGTGATCGCAATGGCCGGCCGCTGGCGGTCAGTACCCCGGTGGTGACGCTGTGGGTGAACCCCCAGGAAGCGATGGAGAATCAGCAGCAATGGTCCAAGCTGACCGGCAACCCGATTATTGACCGGGCGCATTTCGCCCGGCGCGTGAAAGCGCACCCCAGCCGGGAATTCATCTATCTGGCCCGGGGGTTGGCGCCGGAACAGGCGGAATCCGTACTGTCCCTGGGCGTGCCGGGTATCTATTCGCTGACCGAGTACCGCCGCTATTACCCGGCCGGTGAAGTGACCAGTCATGTGGTCGGGTTCACCAACATTGATGAGCAGGGCCAGGAAGGCGTGGAACTGGCCTTCGACAAGCAGCTCACCGGCGCGCCGGGCCGCAAGAAAGTGGTCCGTGACCTGCTGGGACGGGTGATTCAGGACATCGAACTGATCGAGCCGGCGCGTCCGGGTGAAGATGTCACCCTGAGTCTGGATCTGCGGTTGCAGTATCTGGCGTACAAGGAGCTGATGTCCGCGGTGCAACGTTTCGGTGCCACCGGTGGTTCGGTGGTGGTGCTGGACGTGAAGACCGGCGAGGTGCTGGCCATGGTCAACCAGCCGGGCTACAACCCCAATAACCGCAGCGGCATTAATACCGCCAGCCTGCGCAACCGGGCCGTCACCGACCTGTTCGAGCCTGGCTCCACGGTGAAACCGTTCACCGTGGCCGCGGCCTTGGAGCAGGGCATGGTGACTCCCGCCACCGCCATTAATACCCACCCGGGCTATCTGCGTGTGGGGCCGAAAACCATTCGCGACCATCGTGATTATGGCGTCATCGACGTGACCACGGTGCTGACCAAGAGCTCCAACGTGGGCACCAGCAAACTGGCGCTGTCCATGGACCAACAGGTGCTGCCAGCCATGCTCGAGCGGTTCGGCTTCGGCCAGCCCACCGGCGTGCGCTTTCCCGGCGAGAGCGGCGGGGTGCTGCCGATCCGTGCCAAGTGGCGCGATGTGGAGCGGGCGGCGTTGTCCTACGGCTATGGCGTCAGCGTGACGGCTCTGCAACTGGCACAGGCCTACGCCATTCTCGGTAATCAGGGGCGCCGGGTGCCGCTGTCCATGGTCAAGGTGGATGAAGCGCCCCAGGGCGAGCGGGTGATTGGCACGGATACCGCCCGTGCCATCGTCGATATGCTGGAAACCGTGGTCGGCCAGTTGGGCACCGCCCGCCGTGCCCGTATCCCCGGTTATCAGGTGGCGGGCAAGACCGGCACGGTGCACAAGCTGACCTCCACCGGTTACGCCGAACACCGCTACCAGGGGATTTTCGCTGGCCTGGCGCCGGCCACCGATCCGCGCATCGCCGCCGTGGTGGTGATCGATGATCCGGATCAAAGCGCCTATTACGGCGGTCTGGTGGCGGCGCCGGTATTCTCCACTATTGTCGGCGGCGCCCTGCGCGCCATGCACGTGCCGCCGGACAAGCCGGAAGGGGTCATCGCCGGTGAGCCGGACGGGGAGGGTCGCACATGA
- a CDS encoding YraN family protein, which yields MLGAWRGQRAEWQALRWLREQGLRPVARNYRCRRGEVDLIMTHHDTLVFIEVRWRSRRDYGGALASVTRAKQRRLHVAARHFLAHNARWGSHPCRFDVLGLEPDGDGEVRYQWVQNAFYGDQ from the coding sequence GTGCTCGGCGCCTGGCGTGGTCAACGGGCGGAGTGGCAGGCCTTGCGCTGGTTGCGGGAGCAGGGCCTGCGCCCGGTAGCGCGCAACTATCGTTGCCGCCGGGGTGAGGTGGACCTGATCATGACCCACCACGACACCCTGGTCTTCATTGAGGTACGCTGGCGCAGCCGTCGCGACTATGGTGGCGCGCTGGCCTCGGTGACCCGCGCCAAACAACGGCGGCTGCACGTCGCCGCCCGTCATTTTCTAGCTCATAATGCCCGCTGGGGCTCTCATCCCTGCCGTTTCGACGTGCTAGGACTGGAACCGGATGGTGACGGAGAGGTCCGTTACCAATGGGTGCAAAACGCTTTTTACGGAGACCAATGA
- the rsmH gene encoding 16S rRNA (cytosine(1402)-N(4))-methyltransferase RsmH, with protein sequence MNNGKQYAHQPVMLEEVLEMWFTRDDGFYVDGTFGRGGHSRALLSLLSPAGRLTGVDRDPQAVATGEQLEAEDSRFRIHAGRFDCLPELVSEAGRPIDGLLLDLGVSSPQLDDASRGFSFLRDGPLDMRMDPGSGESVADWLARADEKDIADVLYRFGEERKSRRIARAIVARRQETPLRTTRQLADLIESVLGKGDPGKHPATRSFQALRIHINRELEALEATLAQTLETLAIGGRLAVISFHSLEDRLVKLFIRDQSGMAPRGRGGLPLGEETPQRLRPLGKARRAGEEEVRHNPRARSAVLRVAERVA encoded by the coding sequence ATGAACAACGGGAAGCAGTACGCGCACCAGCCGGTGATGCTGGAGGAGGTACTGGAAATGTGGTTCACGCGGGACGACGGCTTCTATGTGGACGGCACCTTTGGCCGCGGTGGCCACAGTCGTGCCTTGTTGTCCCTGCTGTCGCCCGCCGGGCGCCTGACGGGCGTGGACCGTGACCCGCAAGCGGTGGCCACCGGTGAGCAACTGGAAGCGGAAGATTCCCGCTTCCGTATTCATGCCGGCCGTTTTGACTGTCTGCCGGAACTGGTGAGTGAGGCCGGGCGGCCGATTGACGGTCTGTTGCTGGATCTGGGTGTGTCCTCGCCGCAACTGGACGACGCCAGCCGCGGGTTCAGTTTTCTGCGCGACGGCCCCCTGGACATGCGCATGGATCCGGGCAGTGGCGAAAGCGTGGCCGACTGGCTGGCCCGCGCCGATGAAAAAGATATCGCCGACGTGTTGTATCGCTTCGGCGAGGAGCGCAAGTCGCGGCGCATTGCCCGTGCCATAGTCGCGCGCCGCCAGGAAACGCCGTTGCGGACCACCCGCCAACTGGCCGATCTGATTGAGTCGGTGCTGGGCAAGGGCGATCCGGGCAAGCATCCGGCGACGCGCAGCTTCCAAGCCCTGCGCATCCACATCAACAGGGAGTTGGAGGCGCTGGAAGCGACTCTGGCACAAACGCTCGAGACGCTCGCCATCGGCGGGCGTCTCGCCGTTATCAGCTTCCATTCTTTGGAAGACCGGCTGGTGAAGCTGTTTATCCGCGACCAGTCCGGCATGGCGCCCCGGGGGCGGGGTGGACTGCCGCTGGGTGAGGAAACACCTCAGCGGCTACGGCCGCTGGGTAAGGCCCGGCGCGCTGGCGAGGAAGAAGTGCGGCATAACCCACGCGCCCGCAGCGCGGTGCTGCGCGTGGCGGAGCGGGTGGCCTGA
- the ftsL gene encoding cell division protein FtsL, whose translation MARWLHWPLLILVVGSALGVSYTVHEARRLTDESQRLQRRQAQLETQWGQLLLEHSTWGSYARVESLAREKLGMKVPTTDERVLTRP comes from the coding sequence ATGGCCCGCTGGCTGCATTGGCCGTTGCTGATCCTGGTAGTGGGGTCGGCATTGGGCGTCAGTTATACGGTGCACGAGGCACGCCGCCTGACCGATGAGAGTCAGCGGCTGCAACGGCGCCAGGCGCAACTGGAAACCCAGTGGGGCCAGTTGCTTTTGGAACACAGCACCTGGGGCAGTTACGCCCGGGTGGAGAGCCTGGCCAGAGAAAAGCTGGGCATGAAAGTCCCGACCACCGATGAGCGAGTGTTGACACGGCCATGA
- a CDS encoding phosphoheptose isomerase: protein MSVDRIRQLFAESLETKAKAGEVLPEVIAMAGQVMVECLLNGGKILSCGNGGSAGDAQHFSSELLNRFEMERPALPAVALTTDSSTLTSIANDYSYNEIFSKQVRALGNSGDVLLAISTSGNSANVIQAIQAAHDRDMKVVAMTGREGGEMVNLYGPQDIEIRVPAHSTARIQEVHLLVIHSLCDFIDQQLFGGA from the coding sequence ATGAGTGTGGATCGCATCAGGCAATTGTTCGCCGAAAGTCTGGAGACCAAGGCAAAGGCCGGGGAAGTGCTCCCCGAGGTGATCGCCATGGCCGGCCAGGTGATGGTGGAATGCCTGCTCAACGGCGGCAAGATTCTCAGTTGCGGCAATGGCGGTTCCGCTGGCGATGCCCAGCACTTCTCCTCCGAATTGCTCAACCGCTTTGAAATGGAGCGCCCGGCGCTGCCGGCGGTGGCGCTGACCACCGACTCCTCCACCCTGACCTCCATCGCCAACGATTACAGCTATAACGAGATCTTCTCCAAGCAGGTGCGCGCGCTTGGCAACAGCGGCGACGTGCTGCTGGCGATTTCCACCAGCGGTAATTCCGCCAATGTGATCCAGGCGATCCAGGCGGCCCACGACCGGGATATGAAGGTGGTGGCGATGACCGGCCGGGAAGGCGGCGAGATGGTGAACCTGTACGGTCCCCAGGACATCGAGATCCGGGTGCCGGCGCACTCCACCGCCCGCATCCAGGAAGTGCACCTGCTGGTGATTCACTCCCTGTGTGATTTTATCGATCAACAGCTGTTCGGAGGAGCCTGA
- the mraZ gene encoding division/cell wall cluster transcriptional repressor MraZ — MFNGRTALNLDAKGRLTVPTRYRESLNSACGGRVVLTQHPYDACLVMYPFPEWREIARQVAAQSDAHAQVRALKRRFLGQAVEMDMDGNGRLLVPPELRDVVGLEKRAMLVGLLHRFEIWAEDTWNELEQQNLDQEAMPESVQALSF; from the coding sequence GTGTTCAATGGGCGTACCGCGCTCAATCTGGATGCAAAAGGTCGGCTGACCGTGCCGACGCGCTACCGTGAGTCGCTGAACAGCGCTTGCGGTGGCCGCGTTGTGCTTACTCAGCACCCCTATGACGCCTGTCTGGTGATGTACCCGTTTCCCGAGTGGCGCGAGATCGCCCGGCAGGTGGCCGCGCAGAGTGACGCCCACGCCCAGGTTCGTGCGTTGAAGCGCCGGTTCCTGGGGCAGGCGGTGGAAATGGACATGGACGGCAATGGCCGTCTACTGGTGCCGCCGGAACTGCGGGACGTGGTCGGGCTGGAGAAGCGCGCCATGTTGGTGGGTCTGCTGCACCGCTTTGAAATCTGGGCCGAAGACACCTGGAACGAACTCGAACAGCAGAACCTGGACCAGGAAGCCATGCCCGAGAGCGTGCAGGCTCTGTCGTTCTGA
- a CDS encoding oxygen-binding di-iron domain-containing protein, translating to MTRADILFQQGDHVVARFHDLVQGEGVQANQFAIRHGEQGALIDPGGDLTYTPLTIELSRHLNLRDLTYILASHQDPDIIASLPRWMLHSHCKVAVSRLWSRFLPHLASTFVTSRVGEQWQERILALPDKGAVLPFADSELWALPAHFLHSVGNFSFYDPVSRILFSGDIGASLGGEEGEVGRFEDHIPAMAGFHRRYMAGNRACRYWVRMVRELNPAMIVPQHGGYFASRVTIGRFLDWLERLECGPDLMGVKDYRLPGRVGAHPKRTK from the coding sequence ATGACACGGGCGGATATTCTGTTCCAGCAGGGCGATCACGTGGTGGCCAGGTTTCATGATCTGGTCCAGGGCGAAGGCGTGCAGGCCAATCAGTTCGCCATTCGCCATGGTGAGCAGGGGGCCCTGATCGACCCCGGCGGCGATCTTACCTATACCCCTCTGACCATCGAATTGAGCCGCCATCTCAACCTGCGTGATCTCACCTACATTCTGGCGTCCCACCAGGACCCGGATATTATCGCCTCGCTGCCCCGCTGGATGTTGCATTCCCACTGCAAGGTGGCGGTGTCCCGGCTATGGTCGCGGTTTCTGCCCCACCTGGCGTCCACTTTCGTCACCTCGCGGGTGGGCGAGCAATGGCAGGAGCGGATTCTGGCGCTGCCGGACAAGGGAGCGGTATTGCCGTTCGCGGATTCGGAACTGTGGGCCTTGCCCGCCCACTTCCTGCATTCAGTGGGTAATTTCAGTTTTTACGATCCGGTAAGCCGTATCCTGTTTTCCGGGGATATCGGCGCCTCTCTGGGTGGGGAGGAAGGCGAGGTAGGCCGTTTCGAGGATCACATTCCGGCCATGGCCGGCTTTCATCGGCGCTACATGGCCGGCAATCGTGCTTGCCGCTATTGGGTGCGCATGGTGCGGGAATTGAATCCGGCAATGATCGTGCCGCAGCACGGAGGTTATTTTGCGTCTCGAGTGACCATTGGGCGCTTTCTGGATTGGTTGGAACGGCTGGAATGTGGCCCCGACTTGATGGGGGTGAAGGATTACCGGCTTCCCGGGAGAGTTGGCGCTCACCCAAAAAGAACGAAATAG
- a CDS encoding BON domain-containing protein translates to MRVTGLIVLLAALLTTGCTTMTKNMSQEPVDQDHGSRTFGAFIEDGNIERKVKINLARTSADLDESHIVVVSFNGNVLLAGQVASESLKAQAENIAGEVRHVRNVHNELRVAGNNSAMARTNDAWLTTKVKSRLVLSGDTPGMRTKVITENGVVYLMGLLTHEEADLAVQKVQKVGGVQKIVKIIEYID, encoded by the coding sequence ATGCGCGTCACCGGTTTGATCGTGTTGTTGGCCGCCCTGCTCACCACGGGCTGCACCACCATGACCAAGAACATGTCGCAGGAGCCGGTGGATCAGGACCACGGCTCCCGCACCTTCGGGGCGTTCATCGAGGACGGCAACATCGAGCGCAAGGTGAAGATCAATCTGGCCCGCACCAGCGCCGATCTGGACGAATCCCACATTGTCGTGGTCAGCTTCAACGGCAATGTGCTGTTGGCCGGCCAGGTGGCCAGTGAATCACTGAAAGCCCAGGCGGAAAATATCGCCGGCGAAGTGCGCCATGTGCGCAACGTCCACAATGAACTGCGTGTGGCCGGCAACAACTCCGCCATGGCGCGCACCAACGACGCCTGGCTCACCACCAAAGTGAAAAGCCGCCTCGTGCTCAGCGGCGATACTCCCGGTATGCGCACCAAGGTGATCACCGAAAACGGCGTGGTTTATCTGATGGGCCTGCTGACCCATGAGGAAGCCGACCTGGCGGTGCAAAAAGTTCAGAAAGTCGGCGGCGTGCAGAAGATCGTCAAGATTATCGAATACATAGATTGA
- a CDS encoding penicillin-binding protein activator: MELRQVKWAALLVILAITGCVQTPGAYQRTGTPAMDTAPAREAPSSTESARQRLGDMADPARTDTALSWASYYLVNDRAGEASEVLELVRGGAPSMDQRFRWLQLSAQALLGQHKPQQALDLLNSYQGDIRSLPADQQARLALLRADALALNDNLMESLKERVDIQPRLGRSDRAYNQDMTWQALLRVPRSQLQQEAEGASGDLLGWLELADIYRDAQAGLDDQVARMNDWQQRWPQHPAQAQLPETLNAMRRAAQERPARVAVLLPESGPLSYAGNALHDGLMAGYYLARDNGDYTPELRFYDTADADAAQVYQQAVMDGAQFVIGPLAKDQVAAIAALGTPPVPTLALNYLDDGGNGLYQFGLAPEDEARQVARDGYAAGAVRAGVLYPNSEWGYRVAEAFSNAWQSQGGSIVASRTYADDDIGGSVKAFLGEARGNLGSSGGKEFRPRGPEDMAFVFLVANADQGRQVKPALNYHYARYLPVHSTSYIYGGVPDPRRDQDLDRVQFVDMPWVLNPDPRLKDMVTANWPDGHGRYTRLFAMGVDAFRLQARLPLLNSAPGSTLSGATGVLHLDGKRVVRELQWATFKGGLPSPLLTP; the protein is encoded by the coding sequence ATGGAATTGAGACAGGTTAAATGGGCCGCGTTGCTGGTGATCCTCGCCATCACCGGCTGCGTCCAGACACCAGGGGCGTACCAGCGCACCGGCACCCCCGCCATGGACACGGCTCCCGCCCGTGAAGCCCCATCCAGCACGGAATCAGCCAGGCAACGCCTGGGTGATATGGCGGATCCGGCGCGGACCGATACCGCCCTCTCCTGGGCAAGTTATTACCTGGTTAACGACCGGGCCGGGGAAGCCAGTGAAGTGCTGGAGCTGGTGCGCGGCGGCGCCCCGAGCATGGATCAGCGTTTCCGCTGGCTGCAGTTGAGTGCCCAGGCCTTGCTCGGGCAGCACAAACCGCAACAGGCGCTGGACCTGCTCAACAGTTACCAGGGGGATATCCGCTCCCTGCCCGCGGATCAGCAGGCACGCCTGGCTTTGCTGCGCGCGGATGCCCTGGCTCTTAACGACAACCTGATGGAGAGCCTCAAGGAGCGGGTCGACATCCAGCCGCGACTGGGGCGCTCCGACCGCGCTTACAACCAGGATATGACCTGGCAGGCGCTGCTGCGTGTACCGCGCAGCCAATTGCAGCAGGAAGCCGAGGGTGCCAGCGGTGATCTGCTCGGCTGGCTGGAACTGGCGGACATCTACCGCGACGCCCAGGCCGGTCTCGATGATCAGGTGGCGCGCATGAACGACTGGCAGCAGCGCTGGCCGCAACACCCGGCCCAGGCACAGCTGCCCGAAACCCTCAATGCCATGCGCCGCGCCGCGCAGGAACGGCCGGCCCGGGTCGCGGTTCTGCTGCCGGAAAGCGGCCCGCTCTCCTATGCTGGCAACGCGCTCCATGACGGCTTGATGGCCGGCTACTATCTGGCCCGTGACAACGGCGACTACACCCCCGAGCTGCGCTTCTACGATACCGCCGACGCCGATGCCGCCCAGGTTTACCAGCAGGCGGTGATGGATGGTGCCCAGTTCGTGATCGGCCCGCTGGCCAAGGACCAGGTGGCTGCTATCGCCGCACTCGGCACCCCGCCGGTGCCCACTTTAGCGCTGAATTACCTGGACGACGGCGGCAACGGCCTCTATCAGTTCGGCCTGGCGCCGGAAGACGAGGCCCGTCAGGTGGCCCGTGACGGCTACGCCGCCGGCGCGGTGAGAGCAGGCGTGCTCTACCCCAATTCGGAGTGGGGCTACCGTGTCGCCGAGGCGTTCAGCAATGCCTGGCAGTCACAAGGCGGCTCCATCGTGGCCAGCCGCACCTACGCCGATGACGATATCGGCGGCTCGGTGAAAGCCTTCCTCGGTGAGGCCCGCGGCAATCTCGGTTCCAGCGGCGGCAAGGAATTCCGCCCCCGCGGCCCGGAGGACATGGCGTTTGTGTTCCTGGTGGCCAACGCCGACCAGGGGCGTCAGGTCAAACCGGCGCTGAATTACCACTACGCTCGCTATCTGCCGGTGCACAGCACCTCCTATATTTACGGCGGCGTCCCTGATCCGCGCCGTGACCAGGATCTGGATCGGGTCCAGTTCGTGGACATGCCCTGGGTGTTGAACCCGGACCCGCGGCTCAAGGATATGGTCACGGCGAACTGGCCTGATGGCCACGGTCGTTACACGCGCCTGTTCGCCATGGGCGTGGACGCCTTCCGTCTGCAGGCCCGGCTGCCACTGCTGAACAGCGCACCGGGCAGCACCTTGTCCGGCGCCACCGGCGTGCTGCACCTGGACGGCAAACGCGTGGTGCGCGAACTGCAGTGGGCCACCTTCAAAGGGGGTCTGCCCAGCCCGCTGCTGACGCCCTGA